In one Balaenoptera ricei isolate mBalRic1 chromosome 20, mBalRic1.hap2, whole genome shotgun sequence genomic region, the following are encoded:
- the LOC132355382 gene encoding uncharacterized protein LOC132355382, which yields MADQLFQRKPWDHEQLRPDPDSDSEGLFDKPPPEEPPAVRRPKSAWAAGRKAGRRTGGRAQGARPGQPPKAAARPQPQEEAPPLHEGCYLDHFPHLSIFIYAAIAFSITSCIFTYIHLQLA from the coding sequence ATGGCTGACCAACTCTTTCAGCGCAAACCCTGGGACCACGAGCAGCTTCGCCCGGACCCCGACTCTGACTCCGAAGGCCTGTTTGACAAGCCTCCTCCAGAAGAGCCCCCCGCTGTCCGCCGGCCCAAGTCGGCGTGGGCCGCGGGCAGGAAGGCCGGTCGGCGCACTGGTGGGAGGGCGCAGGGGGCCCGCCCTGGGCAGCCCCCCAAGGCCGCGGCGcgcccccagccccaggaggAGGCGCCTCCGCTGCACGAGGGCTGCTATCTCGACCATTTTCCGCACCTCTCCATCTTTATCTACGCGGCCATCGCCTTCTCCATCACCTCCTGCATCTTTACCTATATCCATTTACAGCTTGCCTGA
- the MIS12 gene encoding protein MIS12 homolog: MSVDPMTYEAQFFGFTPQTCMLRIYIAFQDYLFEVMQAVEQVILKKLDGIPDCAISPVQIRKCTEKFLCFMKGRFDTLFGKMEQLFLQLILRIPPNVLLPEDKSQETHPYSEEEFQLLQKEIEQLQEKYKTELCTKQALLAELEEQKIVQAKLKQTLSLFDELENVGRDHGTSDFRESLVFLVQNSRKLQNIRDNVEKEGKRLKIS; encoded by the coding sequence ATGTCTGTTGATCCGATGACCTATGAGGCCCAGTTCTTTGGCTTCACACCGCAAACTTGCATGCTTAGGATCTACATTGCATTTCAAGACTACCTATTTGAAGTGATGCAGGCTGTTGAACAGGTTATTCTGAAGAAGCTGGATGGCATCCCAGACTGTGCGATTAGCCCAGTCCAGATTCGTAAGTGCACGGAAAAGTTTCTTTGCTTCATGAAAGGACGTTTTGATACCCTTTTTGGCAAAATGGAGCAGCTGTTTTTACAGTTGATCTTGCGTATTCCCCCAAACGTCTTGCTTCCGGAAGATAAATCTCAGGAGACGCATCCTTATAGTGAGGAAGAATTCCAGCTTCTCCAAAAAGAAATTGAACAGTTACAGGAGAAGTATAAGACTGAATTATGCACTAAGCAGGCCCTTCTTGCAGAATTAGAAGAGCAAAAAATTGTTCAGGCCAAACTCAAACAGACATTGTCTTTGTTTGATGAGCTTGAGAATGTTGGCAGAGACCATGGGACTAGTGATTTTAGGGAGAGCTTGGTGTTCCTGGTCCAGAACTCCAGAAAACTACAGAATATTAGAGACAATGTGGAAAAGGAAggcaaaagactgaaaatatcTTAA
- the DERL2 gene encoding derlin-2 isoform X2: MAYQSLRLEYLQIPPVSRAYTTACVLTTAAVQLELITPFQLYFNPELIFKHFQIWRLITNFLFFGPVGFNFLFNMIFLYRYCRMLEEGSFRGRTADFVFMFLFGGFLMTRTLCDSFSKPRGWTGCFSTVSKSEELLTQVLQLDTYIFSWKMYFPINLVE, from the exons ATGGCGTACCAGAGCCTCCGGTTGGAGTACCTGCAGATCCCACCGGTCAGCCGCGCCTACACCACCGCCTGCGTCCTCACCACCGCCGCTGTG caGTTGGAATTGATCACACCTTTTCAGTTGTACTTCAATCCCGAATTAATCTTTAAACACTTTCAA atatGGAGGCTAATCaccaatttcttattttttgggCCAGTTggattcaattttttatttaacatgatTTTTCT ATATCGTTACTGTCGAATGCTAGAAGAAGGCTCTTTCCGAGGTCGGACAGCAGACTTTGTATTTATGTTCCTTTTTGGTGGATTCTTAATGACT CGTACTTTATGTGACAGCTTTTCTAAGCCTAGAGGTTGGACAGGATGCTTTTCTACTGTGAGCAAGTCAGAGGAACTTTTAACCCAG GTATTGCAGTTggacacatatattttttcttggaaGATGTATTTCCCAATCAACCTGGTGGAATAA